From the Vanacampus margaritifer isolate UIUO_Vmar chromosome 14, RoL_Vmar_1.0, whole genome shotgun sequence genome, the window aaaagtgctagaaaaatatttcaaatttaacTTATCAAATGATGGCTAATAAATAAAACGATGATAAAATGAGCTAACTTAAATCTACATTTACActtttaattcaataattggGTATTAATTTGGActcttaatttaaaatgacattaattttaataacatatgcacaatttaaataaaatgtattagattttttaaatggaatttaAGTATTAGCAAAATAGATAAATTTTTAAAGGTCTGTATTTTATTGgttactgaatttaaaaaaaatgcaattaaaatgaGGTTGCATGACTTGCAATGATGCATATTTcaagtatttttaaattaacttgtCAACTCTAATGAAAAATTAGCATGACATTTCATATTTACTCAATTtgtaaatttgtattaaaacattaattgaacTATTAGAATGGAATGAATTTAGAAATACAGACttatacacaaacatttttaaagctTTGGCCTAATTGGTTAATTACTATAAATatgagattaattaaaaatataaatgctgTCATTAATATTAAAATCCAAATTCTTTACGGTTTAAATGTTTACCTACTTTAAAATGTTTCCACACTCGCCCTTGTGACCTTTTTGACATGTTGGGAGAACTCAAATCGGGCTCTTGTGATTTTCGTACGACGTCCGCGCAGGTGGAGCTTGTGCAGACGGTGGTGGACGGCGTCAACTACCTGGTCGAGTGCGAGAAAAAGCTGGAGAAGGGTCAGGACATCAAGGTCCCGCCTCCAGTCGCCATGTTCCGCAAATAGAAGGTCACTGCAAGCGCAGGCCACGCATCAGTAAAAGCACTTGAGCAGAATATGCTGAATTCCTTTTGCCTGTTTCACTTTCTTTACCATCTTCTCAGAGAGAAACCAAATAGAATGGTTATGAACTTgtcgcttgttgctaggcagtaTTTATGCCAGTAATTTTTTCCACAAAGTCAAATTTGTGACATTCTCTCGAGCTTGTCAGTGTCTGAATTGTCATCTTATTCACTTGTTGCTAGGAAGGATTCATGTGGTGCAATATTTGGCAtctgtcacttgttgctaggcagaattcatcgGGGCACAATCATTTGCATTCCAAAATAACATTATAGCAGcccttgttgctaggcaggatTCATCAGCAATGGTGTCCCAAAACACAATTAAATCACACCGTTGTgcagtcacttgttgctaggtagAATTCATTGGGGGACCATTCCGACTCAATTACACATTTAGTCACTTATTACTCGGATATTTTTGTGCGACAAAATTTAATGATGCCCGAAAGTCCAATTAAATGTTATACTATTGAAGAGTCACTAGTTGCTAGGCAGCATCTGTGGGACACAAtgatgctataaaaaaaataaaagaaaaaaagtctcacaTTTGTGTGcaatcacttgttgctaggtagAATTCATAGAAACCGAATAACAGGAAACATACACATTAAGAAAGCATAAACAGATGTTCACGTTtcgtcccccaaaaaattcaggACATTCTTGACACACCACAGGCCGACtggtcacccccaaaaaaatcgagtTTTGGCAGAAAAAGTGATGAGAGCAGGAAGCTTCCGGTCAGTCGGCGGGTCGAGTCTCGCCGTGCTTCCTGGTGAACTCCTCGGCGTTCCTCATGAACTGCGCTCGGTCTTGCGTGTACTCGTTGGCCAGCTCGGACCGCAGGGGACGCTCGGGCTGCGGCACGTTCACCAGCGAGATCAGACACTGGATGACTGCGCACAAGCACAACACGGTAActgcgccacctggtggactgGAGGTGAGTACAGCGGGAACGTGCCTTATTTATCAGATCATTTTCGGAATGCTGATCACATTGAAATCTTAGAACATGATTCAGAACTTGATTCATACAACTGCTGCCGTGCcgcatttactttaaaaaatatgaccACCATTTTTCGCCTGTGTTAAATCAAGGTACCACCGCCCAAGGATggtttggccttggtggaggtgaAAACTCTTTTGTGAGGTTGACATTGAGCTGACCTTGGGACGTTCTGGTGGCGGGCTTCCAGTTCTCTACGCTGATTATGGCCAAGCACACGTGACCCTTCTCGTCCACATTGGGATGATAGATTTTGGTCATGAAGGTGATCCTGGGGGGCTTGAAGGGGTACTCTGTCGGGAAGTTGATCTCCACCCGAAAGGCGCCTTTGTCGTACGGGGGGCTTTCCTTGCCAGCAACACAACCACAACAACAATCACAAGTAGGATTTGGAGGTCGAAACAAGTTCTTTCTAGTAAAGCAACTTACAGGCACAATGAGACCCTGCCAGCTTAGAATGTTGGATTCGTCCACTTCAATGTTGCGGAATTCCCGGAATCCTGATTTGCGGATTTCCTCAAGCTCCTGAAAagtgtgtttgaaaaaaaaaaacgttacagaTGTTCGTATGAACCTCGAAGCTTGTGTCCGCCTTCCCGAATCACGATGCTTCAAAATTGTGCTTCTGAGCTTGTATCTGATTATGTTCCAAACATCAGATGTCACAATGCGTATTGACTGCTCAATACACGGTTTGGTCAACTCAAAACATTTTGGTTTTCATACCACTGGCGTATCATATTTGCCTTTACTTTTACTGCTGACAAATATTAAGAGTGGTTTACATTTAGTTAagtgtctgtgtttttttcctgatgggtTTTACTTTCACTTGATGGTTCTAATCTGACACGTATCAGTTAGGCGGTGGcaacgtaaaatggccgccggtggcttcacttctcccaACGGCCAGTAAGCAGCATTTGCAGTGCATTCATATGCAAGTCTGCGTTTGTGCCCCAAACtccaatttttaaaacaagtcACACATTTAAGCAACCATAGCTAAGCAGAATGAGCTATTTGCaaaaatccactacttcctgacctcagtaaccacaacgacaatggccagacacaacTGGATTAATcattttgtccaatcatgaaagaccggaaatgaaggagtggtgctgagttcaggaagtagtgggatttgcaaagagcccattcaactaccttattttattgtatacatTTGCATGGCATCTGAGCAGAATTTAAATTTACAACGCCCAATCATGCCTGAAAATACATTTAGTTGATATGAAGATAGCACTTGGATGCTATGTTTGCTTGCATACAATACAACCCAATTGTATTTACACACCAGGTAACTGTATTTCATGCGTGTCTTTTGAAGGTACCTTGCATAATCTTCTCGCGGAAGTCATGCTAACAGTCGTTGCGTGTCCGTCTTCTTGTCGTgactcgtcgtcgtcgtcgtcgtcgtgctGAATGACCACCACCCGCTGGCCGCAGCGTGTGACGTGACgtccacacaaacacaacacgaGGAGCTAGTTGGGCTTGTCAAAAGCAAACGCGTCACATTATGGAAATTTCCCGGAAATACGTCACGGATATTTGTGCATAGAGTCCATTACGTCATGAAattaaaagggggaaaaaggaaGAAAGTGACATCCTTTTGGGTGGAAATTACTTGGATACTATCcacataaaatgttatttaaaattacgtaaattaaaataaattaaaacaaaaaaatatatcgttGTTCAGACGCTAATATCGATGTCAGATCTCATCGATCGGTTTATAATTTGTGGCCTTTTCCTTGTCTGAAAGTACTTTAACCACCTTTTAGCTCGTGAAATCctacattttattgtttgacTCAGAGGGGACAAATTCTAAAGTTTGCCATAGGACTTCTGGACTCGAGGAGGTTTGAAAGAGGCGAGCTGAGCCTGAGCCACTTAGCTCAGTCCACTGCTTCACAGGTCCGTGcttccaagatggccgcccgagTAAAGACTCTAGATTTGTAACATCAAATCAAactagggggggaaaaaacaatttctCCTCAGCCTACTTAAAAGCTCATTTGGCCACATGAGCAAACGATGACGTTTGTCACCGGCACGACAGTCGAGCACCACGCCAGCACAGCGATGGGAAAAACCAACAGGTAGAAGACAAACCGAGCTAGCCCTGCAAGCTAACGTGATAGCCACATTAGCACAGAACAACGAGCGAATAATATTGACTCGAAACAATATGTTGAGCTGTTGAAGGTCGTGGCGTGCTTAGTGGATTCGTCGCGACAAATGTTGGACTCGCTGACTGtttgctagctgttagcatgtcTGCTAACTTCAGTCAAGCGACACATCGTCGCAGTGGTGTTAAGTGAGACTTAACTCGTCGGAGTTGCCACTTGCCAGCCACTCCACTTGTAAATGTATCTGCCTTGACGTCAGCGAAATTGATTAGAAACAGAAAGTTGTGTGTAAATTCTGAGAGTTAAAATGCTTAACTCCTTCGATCAAAGGAGATAAAAATACGCCCCCTAATGGCTGTTAAGTCTGACGTTTCCATTTTGGTTCAATTTGGAATGGAATCTCAGTGAATCATGGATCATAAATGATTGGCATCAGTTTTTTAAAGAACACTTCTGGAGGCCGATGGCGATTCATGAGCTTGCTGACTTATTGGCAACACAAGCTCGTCCTAGTGGTCGTCAAGTGGATTTGTGAGCTTCTCGGCGGACAGCGACAACATCGACATTAGACTTGTAGGATTGTCCGAAATGCCCACAGGTGTCATTTGATTTTATAGCCTTGATAAAGACGAGATGAATGACTAAGGGAGGAGAGTTGACCTACATTGTTTGTGTTGACTCTCACAATAGAATAGAAAACCCGTCAggtgtttttttgcttgttctTCAGGCTTTAGGAGGGATTGTGAAGGCCAGCATGGACAGCTTCTTCAAGGCGGCTGTTTTTGACCTGGACAAAGTGCTGGATGACTTTGAGCTGAGTTCAGGTGAGATGCTGAATGTTCTGGAATTCTATTTCCAGTACAGGATCAATAAAGTAGATCGCAAACCTCACAGACATAATTGAATACGTGGTCTGTTAGTATTAGCATCTGGCTGTTGCGCTACGACTCGGCCAAATAAAAGCCTTCCATCGCCGCAAAGAGTTTCACAATGAGCGGCAGTTGCTTAAGGAACTGTCTGTGCCGGACATTCAGCTTTTTGAACGTATTCTCaacaatttgtcttttctttctttctttttttttttattgacattatttACAGGTTATCAGAGTACAATGAAATTACGtcacattttttctttatacCTTAATTCAAGTCATATACGTTGTTACGTATTGCTGGGCATCTGATGGCAAATATTAAATAGTCCTTTAGACTCgacaatgccccccccccccccttgactTCACTTGAGTCTGTCAATAAAGCTATACTAATACTACTAATTGTAACACATCgtcattctgccacttgtgcaaaattacaagtCACATTAACATATAATTATAACAGAATTTACAAAc encodes:
- the LOC144063829 gene encoding ubiquitin-conjugating enzyme E2 L3-like, which codes for MTSARRLCKELEEIRKSGFREFRNIEVDESNILSWQGLIVPESPPYDKGAFRVEINFPTEYPFKPPRITFMTKIYHPNVDEKGHVCLAIISVENWKPATRTSQVIQCLISLVNVPQPERPLRSELANEYTQDRAQFMRNAEEFTRKHGETRPAD